The following proteins are co-located in the Thermus thermophilus HB8 genome:
- a CDS encoding ubiquitin-like small modifier protein 1 codes for MPKVNLYATFRDLTGKSQLELPGATVGEVLENLVRAYPALKEELFEGEGLAERVSVFLEGRDVRYLQGLSTPLSPGATLDLFPPVAGGGFERTFGAFPPWLLERYLEEWGGTREGEGVYRLPGAVVRFREVEPLKVGSLSIPQLRVEVEGEEAERWFERIAFAASRGGG; via the coding sequence ATGCCCAAGGTCAACCTTTACGCCACCTTCCGGGACCTCACGGGGAAAAGCCAGCTGGAGCTTCCTGGGGCCACCGTGGGCGAGGTCCTGGAAAACCTGGTCCGGGCCTACCCCGCCCTGAAGGAGGAGCTCTTTGAGGGGGAGGGCCTGGCCGAGCGGGTCTCCGTCTTCCTCGAGGGCCGGGACGTGCGCTACCTCCAGGGCCTCTCCACCCCCCTCTCCCCCGGGGCCACCCTGGACCTCTTCCCCCCGGTGGCGGGGGGCGGGTTTGAACGGACCTTCGGGGCCTTTCCCCCTTGGCTCCTTGAGCGCTACCTGGAGGAGTGGGGCGGGACGAGGGAAGGGGAGGGGGTCTACCGCCTCCCCGGGGCGGTGGTGCGCTTTCGCGAGGTGGAGCCCCTGAAGGTGGGAAGCCTCTCCATCCCCCAGCTTCGGGTGGAAGTGGAAGGGGAAGAGGCTGAGCGGTGGTTTGAACGCATCGCATTCGCCGCAAGCCGGGGCGGGGGGTAG
- a CDS encoding Clp1/GlmU family protein, with product MLLFLGPTDAGKTTLARRLLQKAGEAFLLDLDPGQGALPGTFSLFLHREGRLLLVRRTLLGTLSPAGAEAKALVAALRLARLIPPGSPAVGDTDGLLDPEYRLLQVEALSPAEVVVLGAEGLYRALAWRKDLRVRLLPPLPEARRKTPAERRKNRQERLLAHFQEAGPRLAPLEGPPLWNRLYGLLDPEGFFLGYGRLLAFGGGEGLFLTPAKGEVAKALPTRLALPTPALPG from the coding sequence ATGCTCCTCTTCCTGGGCCCCACGGACGCGGGAAAGACCACCCTGGCCCGGAGGCTCCTCCAGAAGGCGGGCGAGGCCTTCCTCCTGGACCTGGACCCGGGGCAGGGGGCCCTTCCCGGGACCTTCTCCCTCTTCCTCCATCGGGAGGGGCGCCTCCTCCTCGTGCGCCGGACCCTTTTGGGCACCCTCTCCCCGGCGGGGGCGGAGGCGAAGGCCCTGGTGGCCGCCCTGCGCCTGGCCCGCCTCATCCCCCCAGGAAGCCCCGCGGTGGGGGACACGGACGGGCTTTTGGACCCGGAGTACCGCCTCCTCCAGGTGGAGGCCCTAAGCCCCGCCGAGGTGGTGGTCCTGGGCGCGGAGGGCCTCTATAGGGCCCTCGCCTGGCGGAAGGACCTCCGGGTGCGCCTCCTTCCTCCCCTCCCCGAGGCCCGGAGGAAGACCCCGGCGGAGAGGCGGAAAAACCGGCAGGAAAGGCTCCTCGCCCACTTTCAGGAAGCGGGGCCGAGGCTTGCCCCCCTCGAGGGCCCGCCCCTCTGGAACCGGCTCTACGGCCTCCTGGACCCCGAGGGGTTCTTCCTGGGCTACGGGAGGCTCCTCGCCTTCGGGGGCGGGGAGGGGCTCTTCCTCACCCCGGCCAAGGGGGAGGTGGCCAAGGCCCTCCCCACCCGCCTCGCCCTTCCTACCCCCGCACTACCAGGTTGA
- a CDS encoding glucodextranase DOMON-like domain-containing protein — translation MRAWLWKPFQEEPYGGDTVKKRFWAAVFLLATGLAQPLKVAILWHQHQPPYENPLTGQYEGPWVRMHGVNGYPWMAEVLLEFPEVKVSFDYTSTLLKQIQDYLSGKAKDAYWRVSEKPAGALTPEERAFVVERFFDINPRFVAESPRYQELQAKRNRGEAFTDQDLTDLRVLWNLLWINRDYIAKDPRLRALREKDRGFSQEDLNYVLKKHLELMATILPLHRTLWERGQIDLLTTPYYHPILPILLDKEAIRESNPTLALPKEPIAWPEDARWQVRSGKAYFRELFGREPLGMWPPEGAVSQKAAELYAEEGIGFLVTDEAVLGKSGLPVNPLTLTRPYHVEKDGKRLVLFFRHRDLSDRIGFRYSGMPAEEAVEDFIASLLEIRRQVIRENPEAVLTIALDGENAWEHYPENGNTFRRLLYKRLSEEQAKGTLKTVRFSEVLDLPSVALPRLGTGGWTGDFAMWAGEPEENEAWDRLSRARQAVVAYREAGGDPKVAERAMGLIYAAQASDWFWWYGQDTGFPNNPPFDEGFRALLRAVYEALGRKPPEELFIAVRPPAAPQGTPGRIRPRLDGRVDPPEEWKGAAYLPDLEGTAMQTQDDLLRGVYLGFDEQNVYLRVDLREGMRATDLLGRGFRLHVYATTPGEEGGAAFPEGSRASLGFPLQQRITLDLDQVRDGEGVPVRYAYRDGAWVLATSPADLRGRRAYVGEVVEMRLPHTTLRAEPGDTLRLAVVLEREGRVVDTAPDAHPLALSLPQRLAGKEVLAIPDPEGDEHGPGTYTYPKDNAFAPFQGLFDLLEMRILDSGATWTFVFSFKEMTNPWGAPAGFSHQLLNVYLDFKDGGRTDPFAKGAKVAFDPEHPWDLFLKAAGWPQYGQRVGFPDGTDTADGITVGSNPADKQVIVQLDKKHFNPAPGQRVCFYVLVGSQDGYGPDHFRPVAKEAGPWNLGGAENEDAPLVVDYLWPEEGVQEAMLSRYGGGRHAVLKPYCVAWP, via the coding sequence ATGAGGGCGTGGCTCTGGAAGCCTTTCCAAGAAGAACCCTATGGAGGTGATACCGTGAAGAAGCGCTTTTGGGCGGCGGTCTTCCTTCTGGCCACCGGCCTGGCCCAGCCCCTCAAGGTGGCCATCCTCTGGCACCAGCACCAGCCCCCTTACGAGAACCCCCTCACGGGCCAGTACGAGGGACCCTGGGTGCGCATGCACGGGGTGAACGGCTACCCCTGGATGGCCGAGGTCCTCCTGGAGTTCCCCGAGGTCAAGGTCAGCTTTGACTACACCTCCACCCTCCTCAAGCAGATCCAGGACTACCTCTCCGGCAAGGCCAAGGACGCCTACTGGCGGGTCTCGGAAAAGCCGGCGGGCGCCCTCACCCCGGAGGAGCGGGCCTTCGTGGTGGAGCGCTTCTTTGACATCAACCCCCGCTTCGTGGCGGAAAGCCCCCGCTACCAGGAGCTCCAGGCCAAAAGGAACCGCGGAGAGGCCTTCACCGACCAGGACCTCACCGACCTACGGGTCCTCTGGAACCTCCTCTGGATCAACCGGGACTACATCGCCAAGGACCCCCGCCTCAGGGCCCTCCGCGAGAAGGACCGAGGGTTTTCCCAAGAGGACCTGAACTACGTCCTGAAGAAGCACCTGGAGCTCATGGCCACCATCCTGCCCCTGCACCGAACGCTTTGGGAGCGGGGCCAGATTGACCTCCTCACCACCCCCTACTACCACCCCATCCTCCCCATCCTCCTGGACAAGGAGGCCATCCGCGAGTCCAACCCCACCCTGGCCCTCCCCAAGGAGCCCATCGCCTGGCCGGAGGACGCCCGCTGGCAGGTGCGCTCCGGGAAGGCCTACTTCCGGGAGCTCTTCGGGAGGGAACCCTTAGGCATGTGGCCCCCCGAAGGGGCCGTGAGCCAGAAGGCGGCCGAGCTCTACGCCGAGGAGGGCATCGGCTTCCTGGTGACGGACGAGGCCGTCCTCGGCAAAAGCGGCCTCCCCGTGAACCCCCTCACCCTCACCCGGCCCTACCACGTGGAGAAAGACGGCAAGCGCCTGGTCCTCTTCTTCCGGCACCGGGACCTCTCGGACCGGATCGGCTTCCGCTACAGCGGGATGCCCGCCGAGGAGGCGGTGGAGGACTTCATCGCGAGCCTCCTGGAGATCCGCCGCCAGGTGATCCGGGAAAACCCCGAGGCCGTCCTTACCATCGCCTTGGACGGGGAGAACGCCTGGGAGCACTATCCCGAAAACGGCAATACCTTCCGCCGCCTGCTTTACAAGCGCCTTTCCGAGGAACAGGCCAAGGGCACGCTGAAGACGGTGCGCTTCTCCGAGGTGCTGGACCTTCCCTCGGTGGCCCTACCGCGCCTCGGCACCGGGGGGTGGACTGGGGACTTCGCCATGTGGGCCGGGGAGCCGGAGGAAAACGAGGCCTGGGACCGTCTAAGCCGGGCCCGGCAGGCGGTGGTGGCCTACCGGGAAGCGGGCGGGGACCCAAAGGTGGCGGAGCGGGCCATGGGCCTCATCTACGCCGCCCAGGCCTCGGACTGGTTCTGGTGGTACGGCCAGGACACGGGCTTCCCCAACAACCCGCCCTTTGACGAGGGCTTCCGCGCCCTCCTCCGGGCGGTCTACGAGGCCCTGGGGAGGAAGCCCCCCGAGGAGCTCTTCATCGCCGTGCGGCCCCCCGCAGCCCCCCAGGGCACCCCGGGCCGGATAAGGCCCCGGCTGGACGGCCGGGTGGACCCCCCGGAGGAGTGGAAGGGCGCCGCCTACCTGCCCGACCTCGAGGGCACCGCCATGCAGACCCAGGACGACCTCCTCCGGGGGGTTTACCTGGGCTTTGACGAGCAGAACGTCTACCTGCGGGTGGACCTAAGGGAAGGGATGAGGGCCACGGACCTCCTGGGCCGGGGCTTCCGCCTCCACGTCTACGCCACCACGCCCGGGGAGGAGGGCGGGGCGGCCTTCCCGGAGGGCAGCCGGGCCTCCCTCGGCTTCCCCCTGCAGCAGCGGATCACCCTGGACCTGGACCAGGTGCGGGACGGGGAGGGTGTGCCGGTGCGCTACGCCTACCGGGACGGGGCTTGGGTCCTGGCGACCTCCCCCGCCGACCTCCGGGGGCGGCGGGCCTACGTGGGCGAGGTGGTGGAGATGCGCCTCCCCCACACCACCCTGAGGGCGGAGCCGGGGGACACCCTGCGCCTCGCCGTGGTCCTGGAGCGGGAGGGACGGGTGGTGGACACGGCCCCCGACGCGCACCCCCTGGCCCTCTCCCTGCCCCAGCGCCTGGCCGGGAAAGAGGTCCTGGCCATCCCCGACCCCGAGGGGGACGAGCACGGCCCCGGAACCTACACCTACCCGAAGGACAACGCCTTCGCCCCCTTCCAGGGCCTCTTTGACCTCTTGGAGATGCGCATCCTGGACAGCGGGGCCACCTGGACCTTCGTCTTCTCCTTCAAGGAGATGACCAACCCCTGGGGGGCCCCGGCGGGCTTCAGCCACCAGCTCCTCAACGTCTACCTGGACTTCAAGGACGGGGGGCGCACCGACCCCTTCGCCAAGGGGGCCAAGGTGGCCTTTGACCCCGAGCACCCCTGGGACCTCTTCCTCAAGGCGGCGGGCTGGCCCCAGTATGGGCAGCGGGTGGGGTTTCCCGACGGCACGGACACCGCCGACGGGATCACGGTGGGGAGCAACCCGGCGGACAAGCAGGTGATCGTCCAGCTGGACAAGAAGCACTTCAACCCCGCCCCGGGGCAACGGGTCTGCTTCTACGTCCTCGTGGGCAGCCAGGACGGCTACGGCCCCGACCACTTCCGGCCCGTGGCCAAGGAGGCGGGGCCCTGGAACCTGGGCGGGGCGGAGAACGAGGACGCCCCCCTCGTGGTGGACTACCTCTGGCCGGAGGAGGGGGTGCAGGAGGCCATGCTCTCCCGGTACGGGGGCGGGAGGCACGCGGTGCTCAAGCCCTACTGCGTGGCCTGGCCTTAG
- a CDS encoding aldehyde ferredoxin oxidoreductase family protein → MLGGYAHRIARIDLSTGQVEYFAPDPKDLEMYVGGRGLGVKYVFENGPQVDPLGPENLLCIMNGPLSGTRAKMSGRLAVVTKSPLTGTVTDSHMGGWTAAKLKWAGFDGLLIKGASEKPVYLLVKDGEVSIHDASDLWGKTTHETCRILRERHGEEADVMAIGPAGENLVRFANWINNDERAAGRGGTGAVAGSKKLKAIVVVGTHDKMPQPKDPELWKEADRLASATINDPKNVTAPKKGGLSLYGTNVLMNITNVMGALPTFNAQHTCIEGAEKISGEYIREHRLIKDNTCHACPVACKKMVEVHINGKTIRFESYEYESAWALGAHSGHTDTDWTGYAIYLCNAYGMDTIEAGNAIAVLMEATEKGYYQGEDGIRFGDKEGEIRVLEAIAYRKGVGDMLAEGPARFAKAIGHPEIALEVKGQSIPAYDPRGLKGMGIAYATSNRGACHLRAYTPASEILGVPYKTDPLAWEGKGKLTKLFQDLSAFTDSLDLCKFSQFAEGPEEYAKQLAAYWGRPVTPEEILRIGERIYNLERYYNNLAGWGEGSDYLPERFLKEPSDCAGSKGQVTELDRMLEEYYRERGWERGVVPPAKLQELGILSQAADD, encoded by the coding sequence ATGCTCGGCGGATATGCCCATAGGATTGCCCGTATTGACCTGAGCACGGGCCAGGTGGAGTACTTCGCCCCCGACCCCAAGGACCTGGAGATGTACGTGGGGGGGCGGGGCCTCGGGGTGAAGTACGTGTTTGAGAACGGCCCCCAGGTGGACCCCCTGGGCCCGGAGAACCTCCTCTGCATCATGAACGGCCCCCTCTCCGGCACCCGGGCCAAGATGTCGGGAAGGCTCGCCGTGGTCACCAAAAGCCCCCTCACGGGCACGGTGACGGACAGCCACATGGGGGGCTGGACCGCGGCCAAGCTCAAGTGGGCGGGGTTTGACGGCCTCCTCATCAAGGGGGCTTCGGAAAAACCCGTCTACCTTCTGGTGAAGGACGGGGAGGTCTCCATCCACGACGCCTCCGACCTCTGGGGCAAGACCACCCACGAGACCTGCCGCATCCTCCGGGAGCGGCACGGGGAGGAGGCCGACGTGATGGCCATCGGCCCTGCCGGGGAGAACCTGGTGCGCTTCGCCAACTGGATCAACAACGACGAGCGGGCCGCAGGCCGTGGGGGCACCGGGGCGGTGGCGGGGAGCAAGAAGCTCAAGGCCATCGTGGTGGTGGGCACCCACGACAAGATGCCCCAGCCCAAGGACCCCGAGCTCTGGAAGGAGGCGGACCGGCTGGCCTCGGCCACCATCAACGACCCCAAGAACGTCACCGCCCCCAAGAAGGGCGGGCTTTCCCTCTACGGCACCAACGTCCTCATGAACATCACCAACGTCATGGGGGCCCTGCCCACCTTTAACGCCCAGCACACCTGCATTGAGGGGGCGGAGAAGATCTCCGGGGAGTACATCCGCGAGCACCGCCTCATCAAGGACAACACCTGCCACGCCTGCCCCGTGGCCTGCAAGAAGATGGTGGAGGTCCACATCAACGGCAAGACCATCCGCTTTGAGTCCTACGAGTACGAGTCCGCCTGGGCCCTGGGGGCCCACTCGGGCCACACGGACACCGACTGGACGGGCTACGCCATCTACCTCTGCAACGCCTACGGCATGGACACCATTGAGGCGGGCAACGCCATCGCCGTCCTCATGGAGGCCACGGAGAAGGGCTACTACCAGGGCGAGGACGGGATCCGCTTCGGGGACAAGGAGGGGGAGATCCGGGTCCTCGAGGCCATCGCCTACCGCAAGGGCGTGGGGGACATGCTCGCGGAAGGCCCGGCCCGCTTCGCCAAGGCCATCGGCCACCCCGAGATCGCCCTGGAGGTCAAGGGCCAGTCCATCCCCGCCTACGACCCCCGGGGCCTCAAGGGCATGGGCATCGCCTACGCCACCTCCAACCGGGGGGCCTGCCACCTCCGGGCCTACACCCCGGCCTCGGAGATCCTGGGCGTGCCCTACAAGACCGACCCTCTGGCCTGGGAGGGGAAGGGCAAGCTCACCAAGCTCTTCCAGGACCTCTCCGCCTTCACCGACTCCCTGGACCTTTGCAAGTTCAGCCAGTTCGCCGAGGGCCCCGAGGAGTACGCCAAGCAGCTCGCCGCCTACTGGGGCCGCCCCGTGACCCCCGAGGAGATCCTGAGGATCGGGGAGCGCATCTACAACCTGGAGCGCTACTACAACAACCTGGCGGGCTGGGGCGAGGGCTCGGACTACCTGCCCGAGCGCTTCCTCAAGGAGCCCTCCGACTGCGCGGGCTCCAAGGGCCAGGTCACCGAGCTGGACCGGATGCTGGAGGAGTACTACCGGGAGCGGGGCTGGGAGCGGGGCGTGGTTCCCCCGGCCAAGCTCCAGGAGCTCGGCATCCTCTCCCAGGCGGCGGACGACTAG
- a CDS encoding winged helix-turn-helix domain-containing protein, protein MPLALDPLIHQETRLRIVALLAGLGEGAKAEFTWLKEALGLTEGNLSSHLQKLEEAGYVRVEKGFRGKRPKTWVALTPEGRAAYEAYRKALLDLLQGR, encoded by the coding sequence GTGCCTTTGGCGCTGGACCCGTTGATCCACCAGGAGACCCGCCTGCGCATCGTGGCCCTCCTTGCGGGCCTGGGGGAGGGGGCGAAGGCGGAGTTCACCTGGCTGAAGGAGGCGCTGGGGCTCACCGAGGGCAACCTCTCAAGCCACCTGCAGAAGCTAGAGGAGGCAGGGTACGTGCGGGTGGAGAAGGGCTTCCGGGGCAAAAGGCCCAAGACCTGGGTGGCCCTCACGCCGGAGGGCCGGGCGGCCTACGAGGCCTACCGGAAGGCCCTTCTGGACCTCCTCCAGGGGCGGTAG
- a CDS encoding NADH:flavin oxidoreductase/NADH oxidase, translating to MGLLFTPLELRGLRLKNRLAMSPMCQYSATEGGEVTDWHLLHYPTRALGGVGLVIVEATAVLPEGRISPFDLGIWSEDHLPGLRELARRIREAGAVPGIQLAHAGRKAGTARPWEGGRPLGWKVVGPSPIPFAEGYPVPEALDEAGMARVLEAFVEGAKRALRAGFLVVELHMAHGYLLSSFLSPLANRREDAYGGSRENRMRFPLEVARAVREAIPPELPLFVRVSATDWAEGGWGLEDTLAFAERLKALGVDLLDLSSGGVVPGVRVPVAPGFQVPFADAVRKRVGMPTGAVGLLTTPEQAETVLQAGSADLVLLGRVLLRDPYFPLKAAKALGAEAPVPPQYQRAF from the coding sequence ATGGGACTCCTCTTTACCCCTCTGGAGCTTCGCGGCCTCCGGCTCAAGAATCGCCTGGCCATGTCCCCCATGTGCCAGTACTCGGCCACGGAAGGGGGAGAGGTCACGGACTGGCACCTCCTCCACTACCCCACCCGGGCCCTGGGCGGGGTGGGGCTCGTGATCGTGGAGGCCACGGCGGTCCTCCCCGAAGGGAGGATCAGCCCCTTTGACCTCGGGATCTGGTCCGAGGACCACCTCCCGGGCCTTAGGGAGCTCGCCCGGCGCATCCGGGAGGCGGGGGCGGTGCCGGGGATCCAGCTCGCCCACGCCGGGCGCAAGGCGGGGACGGCGAGGCCCTGGGAAGGGGGAAGGCCTTTGGGCTGGAAGGTGGTGGGGCCGAGCCCCATCCCCTTCGCCGAGGGCTACCCCGTCCCCGAGGCCCTGGACGAGGCGGGGATGGCGCGGGTCCTCGAGGCCTTCGTGGAGGGGGCCAAGCGGGCCCTCAGGGCGGGGTTTTTGGTGGTGGAGCTCCACATGGCCCACGGCTACCTCCTCTCCTCCTTCCTCTCGCCCCTTGCCAACCGGCGGGAGGACGCCTACGGGGGAAGCCGGGAGAACCGCATGCGCTTCCCCCTGGAGGTGGCGAGGGCGGTGCGGGAGGCTATCCCCCCTGAGCTGCCCCTCTTCGTGCGGGTCTCGGCCACGGACTGGGCGGAAGGGGGGTGGGGCCTCGAGGACACCCTGGCCTTCGCCGAACGGCTCAAGGCCCTGGGGGTGGACCTCCTGGACCTCTCCTCGGGCGGGGTGGTGCCGGGGGTGAGGGTCCCCGTGGCCCCGGGCTTCCAGGTCCCCTTCGCCGACGCGGTGCGCAAGCGGGTGGGGATGCCGACGGGGGCGGTGGGCCTCCTCACCACCCCCGAGCAGGCGGAGACCGTCCTCCAGGCGGGAAGCGCCGACCTGGTGCTTCTGGGCCGGGTCCTCCTCCGGGACCCCTACTTCCCCCTGAAGGCGGCCAAGGCCCTCGGGGCGGAGGCCCCCGTGCCCCCGCAGTACCAGAGGGCCTTTTAA
- a CDS encoding quinone oxidoreductase family protein, which yields MRAIRVHEVGGPEVLRLEELPVPEPGPGEVLVRLLAIGVNFIDTYKRKGLYPVPAPFTLGEEGAGVVEKVGEGVVGVRPGDRVAFANVQGAYAEYLVVPAERLVPVPEGLDPKLAAAALLQGMTVHYLLKSTYPVAPGDQVLVHAGAGGVGQLLIQWAKRLGATVYATASTEEKRGLCLQAGADYALPYEGFAEAVKALSGGGVDVVYDGVGKDTFLGSLAALRPRGMLVLFGQSSGPVPPQDPQILNRMGSLFLTRPTLHHYTASRKELLFRAGEVFRGVLEGWLKVRIGAEFPLENAREAHEALEGRRTTGKVLLLP from the coding sequence ATGCGGGCCATACGGGTGCACGAGGTGGGCGGACCGGAGGTCTTGCGGCTCGAGGAGCTTCCTGTCCCGGAGCCTGGGCCCGGGGAGGTCCTGGTGAGGCTTCTCGCCATCGGGGTGAACTTCATTGACACCTACAAGCGGAAGGGCCTCTACCCCGTGCCCGCCCCCTTCACCCTGGGGGAGGAGGGGGCCGGGGTGGTGGAGAAGGTGGGGGAAGGCGTGGTGGGGGTGAGGCCCGGGGACCGGGTGGCCTTCGCCAACGTGCAGGGGGCCTACGCCGAGTACCTGGTGGTCCCGGCGGAGAGGCTCGTCCCCGTCCCCGAGGGGCTGGACCCGAAGCTCGCCGCCGCGGCCCTCCTCCAGGGGATGACGGTCCACTACCTCCTCAAGAGCACCTACCCCGTGGCCCCCGGGGACCAGGTCCTGGTGCACGCGGGAGCCGGGGGGGTGGGGCAGCTCCTCATCCAGTGGGCCAAGCGCCTTGGGGCCACGGTCTACGCCACGGCCAGCACCGAGGAGAAGCGCGGGCTCTGCCTCCAGGCGGGGGCCGACTACGCCTTGCCCTACGAGGGCTTCGCCGAGGCGGTGAAGGCCCTCTCGGGGGGCGGGGTGGACGTGGTCTACGACGGGGTGGGGAAGGACACCTTCCTGGGTAGCCTTGCGGCCCTAAGGCCCCGGGGGATGCTCGTCCTCTTCGGCCAGTCCTCGGGGCCGGTGCCGCCCCAGGACCCGCAGATCCTGAACCGCATGGGGAGCCTCTTCCTTACCCGCCCCACCCTCCACCACTACACGGCAAGCCGCAAGGAGCTCCTCTTTCGGGCGGGGGAGGTCTTCCGGGGGGTGCTGGAGGGGTGGCTCAAGGTGCGCATCGGGGCCGAGTTCCCCCTGGAAAACGCCCGGGAGGCCCACGAGGCCCTCGAGGGCCGGAGGACCACGGGCAAGGTCCTCCTCCTGCCCTAG